One genomic segment of Pseudoalteromonas sp. GCY includes these proteins:
- a CDS encoding DNA repair ATPase produces MTEATQQAPERTLEQDSYQLIKRRLSNFGGELKSQIDKLNQQRVDTFGSTELKVKGRARVRTEHNCVPRDIVLIGDKLIFAYNVFMGLKQNTQVSDVFTVQKLHLQEDHYEIEPYPQETKFLTDQRFLRDFDELYTYYKDTRLQHLFVKSNKLFALFQIGEKLSDVRVFRWQIAKDETLDYIDNRGERDLGEVENFDFEWQKTDRADHVEGRHPHINVNDKVFIEVSSGKLTVKIENNTQSGEGIYQEAVDDASQSLADCDLRFAEVGEMVLLKLLPYREKQWRYFIYNCRTQQVLRQDALGGACVQLPENQGIIFPGGYYLQSGQTRYFDDQLDDLIFHRQIKSPNGEDVLYIFYEPNEGRYALFSYNIIEKNLQNPIYCHGYGIYDDGLALTFKAEPEPERVHPIQIWQSPFCGSEFAAQAPRATGLFGRIGNPDLVRAISDLYSVFQAINEQSPTVFHYEDLIALTRSILDRYHWLAEADFADITAKLHEIFETSEQVLDEFEKVSQIEADARRAETEIEQAMQDVLREVRPDSFKTAEQFVQSLESLKRLKGKVISLEEVKYINLDALSAMQQQIDEQTLSLSHKTAEFLQQDSALAPYYEQLDSLEQARAQTESVTELNGFLATLETLSAELDLLNHTMLDLDIDDSRIRTKILEDVSAIYGQVNRAKAALEIQKKSVGSVEAKAEFAARFKLFSQSITSGLSAAKTPEQCDDQLSRLLIQLEELESQFSQYDEFLTEILSKRDDVYESFEAHKQQLIDERQRRALSLANAAERILQGVTRRSQSFKTLDDINSYFASDPMIGKLRDLTQELKRLSDEVKADDIQAKLKACKDQAIRALRDKQDIYIDGGNTVKVGKHAFSFNKQILDLTLLPRGEQLMLHLTGTEYFDTIPDDKINQQLNDASTYWEQNLISENRHLYRGEYLAAQVLAAAEQDGNDFSQADLELAVDEGSLLPIVQKFAEPRYQEGYEKGIHDQDASLILANLLKQKRQLELLVYPASCRIAAQLFYTHQSKAELAELAFQAIQAELMATKLDDHSFSQQLSKELSEKITAFCQQNLSSYLTELHRFSGELSATYLIKALAKQVKPRQFDLASPAKHISEQFISMAKAKGVWQQLEDSLTHLTKLEDKCRLLSSWLRAYGSKQNESAETLLEAANCILLSTQLDITYQVKEAEIKTDISGLMGQHPRIENQVLHLDYADFFARSNEYLTVHVPAYKQYQQLKAQVLEAQKQRLQLDEFKPRPLSSFVRNQLIDKVYFPIIGDNLAKQIGAAGNNKRTDLMGMLLLISPPGYGKTTLIEYVANRLGLTFVKVNCPSIGHDQVSLDPAQAINATAAKEIEKINQSFEMGNNVMLYLDDIQHTNPEFLQKFISLCDGSRRIDGVWNGRSKTYDLRGKKFAVVMAGNPYTESGESFKIPDMLANRADIYNLGDTLSGCEQEFAMSFIENTLTSNAVLAPLANRGMEDLYKLVRIADGEDISINELEFNYSQAQVNEIVSVLKKLLTIRNTVLKVNTQYIASAAQDDNYRTEPPFKLQGSYRNMNKMAEKVVAAMNDSELENLIQDHYRGEAQTLSKGSEENLLKLAELRGTLTDEEATRWHEIKAEYARLHRNSDEGSPAQLAVEQLSFVNKSLSQIAAKLDKEQLSFDYSALLQQLAQVLNEQEFATQLTELREALTQQPYATPLKQLIGSQQQVAEEIAGLQNAIKHTANNEQLLANLSKLNDLLSTQAQIQQALGQQGQQQNTLFENLSERLEAAAQPQIQVDNHVDDSSAKALEAVTTLLTNTLANSSAEQVQQQQLKDILQKLEEIQSRPVVSNGSPAKNPYML; encoded by the coding sequence ATGACGGAAGCAACGCAACAAGCGCCAGAGCGAACGCTCGAACAAGACTCTTATCAACTTATTAAACGCCGGCTTAGTAACTTTGGCGGTGAACTGAAAAGTCAGATAGATAAACTCAACCAACAGCGTGTTGACACATTTGGCAGCACCGAGCTTAAAGTGAAAGGTCGAGCAAGAGTTCGTACTGAGCATAACTGCGTACCGCGCGACATTGTACTGATCGGCGACAAGCTTATCTTTGCTTATAATGTGTTTATGGGGCTTAAACAAAATACCCAAGTCAGCGATGTATTCACCGTACAAAAGCTACACCTGCAAGAAGACCATTACGAAATAGAACCTTACCCGCAAGAAACTAAATTCCTCACTGACCAACGTTTCTTACGCGACTTTGACGAACTATACACGTATTACAAAGACACCCGTCTACAACACCTATTTGTTAAATCAAACAAGCTCTTTGCGCTATTTCAGATTGGCGAAAAGCTCTCTGATGTCCGCGTGTTTCGCTGGCAAATCGCCAAAGACGAAACCTTAGATTATATTGATAATCGAGGAGAGCGCGACCTAGGCGAAGTGGAAAACTTTGACTTTGAATGGCAAAAAACCGATCGCGCCGATCACGTCGAAGGCCGTCACCCACATATTAATGTGAACGACAAAGTGTTTATTGAAGTATCGAGTGGCAAACTCACCGTAAAAATAGAAAACAATACCCAAAGCGGTGAAGGTATTTATCAAGAAGCCGTTGATGACGCCAGTCAATCACTCGCAGATTGCGATTTGCGTTTTGCCGAAGTTGGCGAAATGGTGTTGTTAAAGTTACTTCCCTACCGTGAAAAACAGTGGCGTTATTTTATTTATAATTGCCGCACCCAGCAGGTATTACGCCAAGATGCGCTGGGTGGTGCCTGTGTTCAATTACCTGAGAACCAAGGGATTATTTTTCCTGGTGGCTATTATTTACAATCTGGGCAAACACGCTATTTTGACGACCAACTGGACGATTTAATTTTCCATCGCCAGATCAAATCACCCAATGGTGAAGATGTACTGTATATCTTCTACGAACCAAACGAGGGTCGTTACGCACTTTTCTCTTACAATATTATTGAAAAAAACCTGCAAAATCCCATTTATTGTCATGGCTATGGTATTTATGACGATGGCTTAGCGCTAACCTTTAAAGCAGAGCCAGAGCCTGAGCGCGTACATCCTATTCAAATCTGGCAAAGCCCATTTTGTGGCAGCGAGTTTGCCGCACAAGCCCCTCGCGCAACCGGCTTATTTGGCCGGATCGGCAACCCGGATTTAGTACGCGCGATTTCTGATTTATACAGTGTGTTCCAAGCCATTAACGAACAAAGCCCCACAGTCTTTCATTATGAAGATTTAATTGCCCTCACCCGCAGTATTTTAGACCGCTATCATTGGCTTGCTGAAGCGGACTTTGCAGATATCACAGCAAAACTACATGAAATTTTTGAAACCTCGGAGCAGGTACTAGACGAATTTGAAAAGGTAAGCCAAATTGAGGCCGACGCTCGGCGCGCAGAAACCGAAATAGAGCAAGCCATGCAAGATGTGCTTCGCGAGGTGAGACCAGATAGCTTTAAAACAGCGGAGCAGTTTGTCCAGAGCTTAGAATCTCTCAAACGCTTAAAAGGCAAAGTGATCAGCCTTGAAGAAGTGAAGTATATCAATCTTGACGCGCTATCTGCCATGCAGCAGCAGATTGATGAGCAAACCCTGAGCTTAAGCCATAAAACCGCGGAGTTTTTGCAGCAAGATAGTGCTTTGGCGCCCTACTACGAGCAGCTAGACTCCTTAGAGCAAGCCAGAGCACAAACAGAGAGTGTCACCGAGCTTAACGGCTTTTTGGCGACCTTGGAAACCTTGAGCGCTGAACTTGATCTGCTCAACCATACCATGCTTGATCTCGACATTGACGATAGCCGCATTCGCACTAAAATTTTGGAAGATGTCAGCGCCATTTATGGTCAAGTAAACCGCGCCAAAGCAGCGTTAGAAATTCAGAAAAAGAGCGTGGGCAGTGTTGAAGCAAAAGCCGAATTCGCGGCTCGTTTTAAGCTTTTCAGCCAAAGTATTACCAGCGGTCTAAGCGCTGCCAAAACCCCAGAGCAATGTGACGACCAGCTATCTCGCTTACTTATCCAATTAGAAGAGCTCGAGTCTCAATTTAGTCAGTATGATGAGTTTTTAACGGAGATCTTGTCTAAACGTGATGACGTTTATGAAAGCTTTGAGGCGCACAAACAGCAGCTCATTGACGAAAGACAGCGCCGCGCGCTGAGTCTAGCAAACGCTGCCGAGCGTATTTTACAGGGGGTGACACGACGCTCGCAAAGTTTTAAAACCTTAGATGACATCAATAGCTACTTTGCCTCCGACCCTATGATTGGCAAGCTTCGCGATTTAACGCAAGAGCTAAAGCGCCTAAGCGATGAAGTGAAGGCGGATGATATTCAAGCCAAACTCAAGGCCTGCAAAGATCAAGCGATCCGCGCTTTGCGAGACAAGCAAGATATTTATATTGATGGTGGCAATACCGTTAAAGTCGGCAAACATGCGTTTAGTTTCAATAAACAAATCCTTGATTTAACTTTGCTGCCTCGTGGTGAACAGCTGATGTTACACCTCACTGGCACTGAGTATTTTGATACTATTCCTGACGATAAGATCAATCAACAGCTCAATGATGCAAGCACGTACTGGGAGCAAAACCTGATCTCAGAAAACCGTCACTTGTATCGAGGCGAGTACCTTGCAGCTCAAGTATTAGCGGCTGCGGAGCAAGATGGCAACGACTTTAGTCAAGCGGATCTAGAACTTGCAGTTGATGAGGGAAGTTTACTGCCTATCGTACAAAAATTTGCAGAACCCCGATATCAAGAAGGCTATGAGAAAGGTATTCATGATCAAGATGCCAGCCTGATCTTAGCTAATTTACTAAAACAAAAACGACAGCTTGAGTTACTCGTCTACCCTGCCAGCTGTCGAATTGCGGCACAGCTATTTTATACTCATCAAAGCAAGGCTGAGCTAGCTGAATTGGCGTTTCAGGCTATACAAGCAGAGCTGATGGCAACGAAGTTAGATGACCATAGCTTTAGCCAACAGCTAAGCAAAGAATTAAGTGAAAAGATCACAGCATTTTGTCAGCAAAACTTATCGAGCTATTTAACCGAGCTACACCGCTTTTCAGGCGAGTTAAGCGCAACTTACTTAATTAAAGCCCTTGCCAAGCAAGTTAAGCCGAGACAATTTGACTTGGCTTCACCTGCAAAACACATCAGCGAGCAGTTTATCTCGATGGCAAAGGCCAAAGGCGTTTGGCAACAACTTGAGGACTCATTAACGCATTTGACCAAACTTGAGGACAAATGCCGCCTGTTAAGCAGCTGGCTGCGCGCCTATGGCAGTAAGCAAAATGAAAGTGCTGAGACCTTGCTTGAGGCCGCTAACTGCATTTTGCTTTCCACCCAGTTAGATATCACCTACCAAGTCAAAGAAGCCGAAATAAAAACCGACATTTCAGGCTTAATGGGCCAACATCCACGTATCGAGAACCAAGTGCTACACCTAGATTACGCAGATTTTTTTGCCCGTAGTAACGAGTATCTCACGGTTCATGTTCCGGCCTACAAACAGTACCAACAGTTAAAAGCACAAGTGCTTGAGGCACAAAAGCAGCGTTTGCAATTGGATGAGTTTAAACCCAGACCGCTAAGCTCATTTGTACGTAATCAGCTGATTGACAAAGTCTACTTCCCTATTATTGGCGATAACTTAGCAAAACAAATAGGGGCTGCAGGAAACAATAAGCGCACCGACTTAATGGGCATGTTGCTGCTTATCTCCCCTCCGGGCTATGGTAAAACCACGTTAATAGAGTATGTGGCTAACCGCTTAGGACTCACCTTTGTTAAGGTCAATTGTCCATCCATAGGTCACGACCAAGTCTCTTTGGATCCTGCTCAAGCTATCAATGCGACCGCCGCAAAAGAAATTGAAAAGATCAACCAAAGCTTTGAGATGGGAAATAATGTGATGCTGTACCTTGACGATATTCAGCATACCAACCCCGAGTTTTTACAAAAGTTCATCTCTTTGTGCGACGGTTCAAGACGCATAGACGGGGTGTGGAATGGCCGTAGTAAAACCTATGATCTGAGAGGCAAAAAGTTTGCCGTTGTGATGGCAGGAAACCCATACACCGAATCCGGTGAATCTTTTAAGATCCCAGATATGCTTGCCAACCGCGCCGATATTTATAATCTCGGTGACACCCTTAGTGGCTGCGAGCAAGAATTTGCCATGAGCTTTATTGAAAATACGCTCACTTCCAATGCAGTGCTTGCGCCACTTGCCAATCGTGGTATGGAAGACTTGTACAAGCTAGTACGCATTGCCGACGGAGAAGACATCTCCATCAATGAATTGGAATTTAATTACTCTCAAGCGCAAGTGAATGAAATTGTCAGCGTACTGAAAAAGCTGCTCACCATTCGCAACACCGTGCTCAAAGTAAATACCCAATATATTGCCTCTGCAGCGCAAGATGATAACTATCGAACCGAGCCACCGTTTAAGCTACAAGGCAGTTACCGTAACATGAATAAGATGGCTGAAAAGGTGGTTGCTGCCATGAATGACAGTGAACTTGAAAACCTAATTCAAGATCACTATCGCGGTGAAGCACAAACGCTTAGCAAAGGCAGCGAAGAAAACTTACTTAAACTGGCTGAATTACGCGGTACCTTGACGGATGAAGAAGCAACACGCTGGCATGAAATCAAAGCCGAATATGCCCGTCTGCACCGCAATAGTGACGAAGGAAGCCCTGCGCAGCTAGCCGTTGAACAGCTGAGCTTTGTCAATAAATCCCTTTCGCAAATCGCCGCTAAACTCGATAAAGAGCAGCTTAGCTTTGATTACAGTGCGCTGTTGCAACAATTAGCTCAGGTGCTTAACGAGCAAGAGTTTGCCACGCAGTTAACTGAGCTACGTGAGGCCTTAACGCAGCAACCTTACGCTACACCGCTAAAGCAATTGATAGGTTCACAGCAACAAGTCGCAGAGGAAATTGCTGGACTACAAAACGCTATCAAACACACTGCGAACAACGAGCAGCTACTCGCTAACCTTAGCAAACTCAATGACTTGCTTAGCACCCAAGCCCAAATACAACAAGCATTGGGTCAACAAGGTCAGCAGCAAAATACACTTTTTGAAAACCTGTCTGAGCGCTTAGAGGCGGCGGCACAACCGCAGATCCAAGTCGACAATCATGTTGATGACAGCAGTGCTAAAGCACTTGAAGCCGTCACGACATTGTTGACAAATACCCTAGCAAACTCAAGCGCTGAGCAAGTCCAGCAGCAACAACTAAAAGACATTTTACAAAAGCTTGAGGAGATTCAATCAAGACCTGTAGTTAGTAACGGTTCACCAGCGAAAAACCCGTATATGTTGTAA
- a CDS encoding Dyp-type peroxidase, translated as MALAQSGVCAEANLHGLHLFFNVLEGQDEALRAALANCGRLQEELEDRFSESMLSSFVAIGAQYWPHIYPEFIPKELKSFPHIVEAEHTVHTQPFDLLYVIRSDREDVNHIFAQSVLHMLNGLVEMVAHVRAFRFLDGRDFNGFIYGADTPRGRNKREVALVHNPNAADHLGSYIHVQRVKFDLLRWQELPLAEQEQLMGRTRLDNDLIEDCEPCNHAILTELKDANGNALLLNQSMPFGDVFEQGSLSLSCSAKGDAFEQVLRSRLGEGDEYDPILDYSSADMGSAFFAPSLEFLAVMAKMPE; from the coding sequence ATGGCGCTTGCCCAATCAGGTGTGTGTGCTGAAGCCAATTTGCACGGCTTACACTTGTTCTTCAATGTGCTTGAAGGGCAAGACGAGGCGCTAAGAGCGGCGCTCGCCAATTGTGGACGCTTGCAAGAGGAGTTGGAAGACAGATTCTCTGAATCTATGCTGTCGAGCTTTGTCGCGATTGGTGCGCAATACTGGCCGCACATTTATCCTGAGTTTATTCCTAAAGAATTAAAAAGCTTTCCACATATTGTTGAAGCTGAGCACACCGTGCATACCCAGCCTTTTGACTTGCTTTATGTGATCCGCTCCGACCGAGAAGACGTTAATCATATCTTTGCTCAAAGTGTGCTGCATATGCTAAATGGCCTAGTCGAAATGGTGGCACATGTGCGCGCCTTCCGTTTCTTAGATGGTCGTGATTTTAATGGCTTTATTTATGGCGCAGACACACCTAGAGGGCGCAATAAGCGAGAAGTTGCACTTGTGCACAACCCGAATGCAGCCGACCACCTTGGTAGTTATATTCACGTACAGCGGGTGAAGTTTGATTTACTGCGCTGGCAGGAGTTGCCGCTCGCTGAGCAAGAGCAATTGATGGGGCGTACACGTCTAGACAATGACCTAATTGAAGATTGCGAACCCTGTAATCATGCGATATTAACCGAATTGAAAGACGCAAATGGTAATGCGCTACTGCTTAATCAAAGCATGCCGTTTGGTGATGTATTTGAACAAGGAAGCTTGTCGCTAAGTTGCAGCGCCAAGGGCGATGCTTTTGAGCAGGTACTAAGAAGCCGATTGGGTGAAGGGGATGAATACGACCCCATATTAGATTATTCCAGTGCCGATATGGGTTCCGCGTTTTTTGCACCCTCACTAGAGTTTTTGGCGGTGATGGCAAAAATGCCGGAGTAA
- a CDS encoding ABC transporter ATP-binding protein, producing the protein MHSLVLENLSYRYDGEAVVDSLNLTVEQNEIVCLLGASGCGKTTTLKAIAGLIEPFQGSVSILGKAMNGNGTFVPPQKRNIGMMFQDYALFPHLTVAQNVAFGLTSKSKRERQDRVAEMLHLVQLQDYSDRFPHELSGGQQQRVAIARALAYKPNLLLLDEPFSNIDAQVRFQLINDIRRIIKDQQVSAIFVSHSKEEAFAFADRLAIMDKGKIAQVGEPKTLFQRPKSKMVAEFLGQGIYIPAQRVNGASVETQFGAVKSLVELGNIDAKGEMYVRPQHITLENAELGSVKILNQRFMGTEYIYRVALEGQELEIPHPAHEPLDLNQPISLKIKAHAVNFFS; encoded by the coding sequence ATGCATAGTTTAGTGCTTGAAAATCTCTCTTATCGCTATGACGGTGAAGCCGTTGTGGATAGCCTAAATCTGACTGTAGAACAAAACGAGATTGTTTGTTTGCTTGGTGCCAGTGGCTGCGGTAAAACTACCACGCTGAAGGCGATAGCGGGCTTGATTGAACCATTTCAAGGCTCGGTGAGTATTTTAGGCAAAGCCATGAATGGTAACGGCACTTTCGTACCTCCACAAAAACGCAATATAGGCATGATGTTTCAAGACTATGCGTTATTCCCACACCTCACTGTGGCGCAAAATGTCGCGTTTGGTTTAACCTCAAAAAGCAAGCGTGAACGTCAAGACCGAGTGGCTGAAATGCTCCATTTGGTGCAGTTGCAAGACTATAGCGACCGCTTTCCACACGAGCTTTCAGGTGGCCAGCAACAACGCGTCGCAATTGCGCGAGCACTGGCGTACAAGCCAAATCTGTTGCTGCTTGATGAGCCGTTTTCAAATATAGATGCCCAAGTGCGGTTTCAGTTAATTAACGATATTCGCCGTATAATCAAAGATCAGCAAGTTTCCGCGATTTTTGTTAGTCACTCGAAAGAAGAAGCCTTTGCTTTTGCCGATCGGTTGGCAATTATGGATAAAGGGAAAATCGCACAAGTGGGCGAGCCGAAAACGTTGTTCCAACGACCGAAGAGCAAAATGGTTGCCGAGTTTTTGGGTCAGGGAATTTATATTCCTGCACAGCGAGTGAATGGCGCTTCGGTAGAAACCCAATTTGGTGCCGTAAAGTCTCTCGTTGAGCTCGGTAATATCGACGCGAAGGGCGAAATGTATGTGAGGCCACAGCACATTACGTTAGAAAACGCCGAGCTTGGCAGCGTTAAAATACTCAATCAGCGCTTTATGGGAACAGAGTACATTTACCGAGTTGCATTAGAGGGACAAGAGCTTGAAATACCGCATCCGGCTCATGAACCACTCGACTTAAATCAACCAATCTCTTTAAAAATTAAGGCACATGCTGTAAATTTCTTTTCTTAA
- a CDS encoding ABC transporter permease yields MQLSFSLSKWQSFAWLIGLSLSVPLMFLIFESLQPDSEVFAHLWDTVLWDYVRNTILLIVGVCILCALIALPLGWLTAYCEFPGRRFFEWSLMLPLAMPTYLIAYVYTDLLDYAGPVQIALRKWFGWQSPDDYWFFDIRTLSGAIVMIALVLYPYLFLIFRTALREQSFKLVQASQLMGKSPSQSFFKVSLPLSRGAIVAGLALIAMESMADFATVHYFAVSTLTTAVYDTWLGYYSLTAAAKISGIMLLFLFLALTLERVSRPTQVVHERQSSVNSTTLYHLKGAQAWLASAFCWLILIAAFIVPTWVLADYAIDYFEQAWNDDFFLYAWQSLKIAFWVSVVLIIMSMLVVFNQRVSSGKRVTLPGKLASTGYALPGTVLAIAVLIPLTLLDDKLNTWLEGTSFEPGLLFSGTIFALVFAYVVRFYAIAQGAVESSYQRISPSLDMASFSLGRNRFKTMLSIHLPLLRRGILTAALLVFIECMKELPAALLLRPFNYETLATHVFQYVSDEQLELASVSALFIVLVGLIPLYVVNRSMEQRS; encoded by the coding sequence ATGCAATTATCATTTTCACTGTCTAAATGGCAGAGTTTTGCGTGGCTGATAGGGCTTAGCCTATCAGTCCCGCTGATGTTTTTAATCTTTGAGTCGCTACAACCTGACTCTGAAGTCTTTGCTCACCTTTGGGACACCGTTCTGTGGGATTATGTCCGCAATACGATTTTGCTGATTGTGGGTGTATGTATCCTTTGCGCTTTAATCGCGCTACCACTTGGCTGGCTAACCGCGTATTGTGAATTTCCTGGACGGCGTTTTTTCGAATGGTCGTTGATGCTACCCCTTGCGATGCCAACCTATTTGATTGCTTACGTGTATACCGATTTGCTGGATTATGCTGGGCCTGTACAAATAGCGCTGCGAAAGTGGTTTGGTTGGCAATCTCCAGACGATTATTGGTTCTTTGATATTCGCACTTTGTCAGGTGCTATCGTGATGATTGCACTGGTGCTTTATCCTTATTTGTTTTTGATTTTTAGAACGGCGCTAAGAGAGCAGTCGTTTAAGCTGGTGCAAGCCAGCCAATTGATGGGCAAGTCGCCTTCACAGAGCTTCTTTAAGGTAAGTTTACCTTTGTCGCGAGGCGCGATTGTGGCGGGGCTGGCACTGATCGCCATGGAAAGCATGGCAGATTTTGCAACCGTACATTACTTCGCTGTGAGCACACTAACCACCGCCGTTTACGATACTTGGTTGGGTTATTATTCACTTACTGCTGCGGCTAAAATTTCAGGCATTATGCTACTGTTTTTATTTTTAGCCCTGACACTGGAGCGAGTGAGCCGCCCAACTCAGGTAGTGCACGAGCGTCAATCGAGCGTTAACAGTACCACGCTTTATCATCTTAAAGGCGCGCAGGCTTGGCTCGCTAGCGCTTTTTGTTGGCTTATTCTAATTGCTGCTTTTATCGTGCCTACATGGGTGCTTGCAGATTACGCCATCGACTATTTTGAACAAGCTTGGAATGACGACTTTTTCTTGTATGCGTGGCAAAGTTTAAAAATAGCGTTTTGGGTGAGTGTGGTATTAATTATCATGAGCATGCTGGTGGTGTTTAACCAGCGAGTTAGTAGTGGTAAACGCGTCACGCTACCGGGCAAGCTTGCAAGTACCGGATATGCGCTACCGGGCACTGTGCTGGCAATTGCAGTACTTATTCCACTCACTTTATTAGACGACAAGCTAAATACTTGGCTTGAAGGTACTTCATTTGAGCCTGGCTTGCTGTTTAGCGGGACGATTTTTGCACTGGTTTTCGCTTACGTTGTACGATTTTATGCGATTGCGCAAGGCGCGGTCGAATCGAGTTATCAGCGGATCAGCCCAAGTCTAGATATGGCAAGTTTTTCGTTGGGTCGCAATCGTTTCAAAACCATGTTATCAATACATCTGCCATTGCTGCGTCGCGGTATTTTAACCGCAGCACTGTTGGTTTTTATTGAGTGTATGAAAGAACTTCCAGCGGCATTGTTATTACGACCCTTTAATTATGAAACACTGGCAACACACGTTTTCCAATATGTGAGTGATGAGCAGCTGGAGCTGGCTTCTGTCTCTGCGTTATTTATTGTGTTGGTTGGTTTAATTCCGCTTTATGTTGTAAACCGTTCTATGGAGCAGCGAAGTTAA
- a CDS encoding Fe(3+) ABC transporter substrate-binding protein codes for MKKALVTILATLTCLPAMAAEEVNIYSFRQPFLIQPILDDFTKQTGIKTNVVFAKKGLIERVKREGKHSRADLVLTSNFSALIQLEDENLTQAINSETVTKNIPANFRDPEGQWVALTKRVRNVYSAKDRVGKLDALTYEALADEQYRGKICTRSGKHPYNLGLVASMIAHHGEAKTKEWLEGVKKNLARKPQGNDRAQVKAVKEGLCDLAIGNSYYFGKMMEDEKQKAWAEAVYINFPNQQDRGSHINVSGVVLTKHAKNTENALKLIEFMTDNKAQNMYASMNMEYPVKPGVELSKLVASWGEFKEDSLPLSEISKYRPLALKLIDEVKFDL; via the coding sequence ATGAAAAAAGCACTTGTTACTATACTGGCAACGCTTACTTGCCTACCAGCAATGGCTGCAGAGGAAGTTAATATCTACTCGTTTAGACAACCTTTTCTGATCCAACCTATTTTGGATGACTTCACCAAGCAAACCGGTATCAAGACCAATGTGGTTTTTGCAAAAAAAGGCTTAATCGAGCGTGTTAAGCGTGAAGGCAAGCATAGCCGTGCCGATCTTGTACTCACTTCAAACTTCAGTGCGCTAATTCAACTTGAAGACGAAAACCTAACACAAGCAATTAACAGCGAAACCGTCACCAAGAATATCCCAGCGAATTTCAGAGATCCTGAAGGCCAGTGGGTTGCGCTTACTAAGCGTGTGCGCAATGTATATTCTGCAAAAGACCGTGTAGGCAAGTTAGATGCGCTTACTTATGAAGCGCTAGCGGATGAACAATACCGCGGTAAAATTTGTACGCGCTCAGGTAAACATCCCTATAACCTTGGTTTAGTGGCGTCTATGATTGCCCATCATGGTGAAGCAAAAACCAAAGAATGGCTTGAAGGCGTGAAGAAAAACTTAGCTCGTAAGCCTCAAGGTAACGACCGTGCACAAGTCAAAGCAGTAAAAGAAGGACTGTGTGATTTGGCCATAGGAAACAGCTATTACTTCGGTAAGATGATGGAAGATGAGAAACAAAAAGCCTGGGCTGAAGCGGTATATATCAACTTCCCAAATCAACAAGATCGTGGTTCACATATCAACGTTTCTGGTGTTGTCTTGACCAAGCACGCTAAAAATACAGAAAATGCCTTGAAACTCATTGAGTTTATGACCGACAATAAGGCGCAAAATATGTATGCGTCGATGAATATGGAATACCCGGTTAAACCTGGCGTCGAGTTATCGAAACTTGTGGCATCTTGGGGTGAGTTTAAGGAAGACAGCCTACCATTGTCAGAGATCAGTAAATACCGTCCGTTAGCGCTTAAGCTAATCGATGAGGTAAAATTTGACCTTTAA
- a CDS encoding tRNA-uridine aminocarboxypropyltransferase, giving the protein MNNSVLALRQRQIAAAQREYKARGSKLARCECCLLATTLCICDKVEVAKADCAVCLLMYHNESFKPSNTGRLIADVIPDNHAFRWDRTEPDAALLALLSDKQYTPIVVFPEQGVEPERVITKVTRTENKTPLFIFLDGTWREAKKMFRKSPYLDNLPVLSIAPEKLSDYKLRVAPHEHQLGTAEVACVLFAECGEQDAADKLTAHFIDFRDAYLKGKRSKL; this is encoded by the coding sequence GTGAATAATTCAGTACTAGCGCTTAGACAGCGTCAAATCGCTGCGGCTCAACGCGAATACAAGGCAAGGGGATCAAAGCTTGCGCGTTGTGAATGCTGCTTATTAGCCACGACTCTATGTATTTGCGATAAAGTCGAAGTGGCCAAAGCAGACTGTGCAGTGTGTTTGCTTATGTATCATAATGAAAGCTTTAAGCCCTCTAACACCGGACGCTTAATTGCCGATGTGATCCCAGATAATCATGCCTTTCGTTGGGACAGAACTGAGCCTGACGCTGCGTTATTAGCGCTTCTTTCGGACAAGCAATATACACCAATAGTCGTTTTCCCAGAGCAAGGCGTGGAGCCTGAACGGGTAATTACTAAGGTGACTCGCACTGAAAATAAAACACCACTATTTATCTTTTTGGATGGCACATGGCGTGAAGCTAAGAAAATGTTCAGAAAGAGTCCCTATCTCGATAATTTACCCGTGTTATCCATCGCCCCTGAAAAGCTCTCGGATTACAAGCTTCGAGTAGCGCCGCATGAACATCAGCTCGGTACGGCAGAAGTTGCGTGTGTATTGTTTGCCGAATGCGGCGAGCAGGATGCGGCAGATAAATTAACCGCGCATTTTATCGATTTCAGAGATGCCTACTTAAAAGGTAAGCGCAGCAAACTGTAG